A window of Danio aesculapii chromosome 16, fDanAes4.1, whole genome shotgun sequence genomic DNA:
CATTATTATATACCTCTGCAGACCTTCATTTAAAGGAGAATTAATTTGTGAGCAATGCTAGAAAAAGCTTGAGTTCCAGTAAGATACAGTATGAATCCTTTAAGAACTAAATGTGATGATCAGATAATTAttctattaaaatgttataatgaccaactgaatgattgactggtcCTTTTAAACCTTGGTAATCTCTTAATATTTTGGTAATCTTGTCTTTCACAGAGAAAGGGAAGAAGAGAAAGATTGATGAAACAAAAGAGAGAAGAATGGAGACAATCTCGAAGACTGAATAGACAATAGGACTCACCCCTCTCCTCCAGTGCATGGTGCACAGAACAGTATTGCATATCTACATTAAATCTTTGACTGAATGTCATAATGATTTCATGTATAGTCGGACATCAAAAACTTGAGTAATGATACTAAAAATGCTGCTTCAGCATGAAATAAATTATTgcattttaacataaataaaaatgtaaagttttgtttatttgaaatgaaCTTTTACAATAGCACTGTTATaatcacatatataatatatatgttttatcaCGTTTAATCAGGTCTTGCTTCACCTGGGAATCAAACCAACAACCCAATGTTTAACTTTACTGTAAATACTTACGAGGAAgagtgcttttgtgtgtgtgtgtgtgtgtgtgtgtatatatatatatatatatatatatatatatatatatatatatatatatatatatatatatatatatatatatatatatatatatacatacatatatatatatatatatatatatatatatatatatatatatatatatatatatatatatacatatatatatatatatatatatatatatatatatatatatatatatatatatatatatatatatatatatatatatatactaacaaCGTGCTAATTGTGGTAACAACATGTGAATTCATGCTAATTAACAAAACACTGAAGTGTTCCAAAATGTGCTATATAACATTGCCTAAAACACGCTATCAACATCTGATACATTATGCGAACAGAGTCTGCTTTAAAACTAGAACAATTTTGATTTTTTGTATTGTTAATTATATTTcaattatacaattataattgtatttcaattccattacattattataatatgaCTTAAGTTTGAAGTCATAGTGGCCTAGCTAGCGTAAAATGGGCCCCTAACATCAGTTgctaatttgaaataaaattgtaACGTTTTAGTTGCATTCACTGTAATTGAATTTAAAGTATTCAATTAATGATTGAAATATATCTATTTTgttcatttgaatttaattaatttatatgttaATGTTAACCCACTGATTGTGATTGTTTTCAAACTAGCAAAGGAtgattgaaaatgaaaatctaagTATACTCACACCATTTGGTGAACTTTAAAATCAGTATTTGcttttagtaaatatttaaattgtaagACACTGAATGCTAACCATGAAACCACGTTATAGAAATTGTCCATTTCCTGTATGACTTACGCTGAAGCGGAAGTAAACAAAGAGCACGTCGAATTCAGCAGCGTTGTACATGACATGCGTGAGATGTGAGCTTTATTCTTAAATATGGCTTAAATTTGTTAGGCATATATTATTACATTCTCATTTGCTATTTGGCAGTGGCTAATATGTTATTGCAAGCAATAAATATGtcgtttgttaattaatttacgTTATGTTTATGTAGCGTTAGCTTGGCTAAAAATACTAGCAATCTATTGTAACGTTAGTGACTTAAATTGCGGAGTAAACATAGACATTGCCATTCGAAGGACAACAGTAAAGTTTCAGTCACTCGAGATTCACATGAAATAGCAAAACCACTTGAAAGAACgactgtatatttacatttggGCGTCCGACATGAACGGGCAAGCTGAAGTAGAGGTGGATTACAAGAGAAAATACAAAAATCTTAAACGCAAGTTAAAGTTTCTTGTGTATGTAAGTACCATCTTCATCTTTAATTTTCACTGTTAATTCTATGTCGATCattttattaagtgtttatttctcTTCAGGAGCAAGAGTGTTTTCAAGAAGAGCTGAGAAGAGCTCAGAGGAAACTATTAAAAGTTTCTAGAGACAAAAGGTAGACCTTATAACTACTATTAAATAAACACTTCACCTTTGCTTGATCTACAAATATAACTgaacactttttctttttttttgtgtcagTTTTCTGTTGGACAGGCTGTTGCAGTATGAAAGGGTGGATGAAGAATCATCTGGTGGGTCTTAAATTAACATTCTCATTTTAAAACATCTTCCAGTGATGCTGTGTGTTGACCCTGTTTTGGTTTTCAGACTCTGATGCAACAGTTTCCTCAGACAGTGATGGAGAGGGagccagagagagagacagggaaGCAGGGAAAAAGTGAGTCTACAACATGCTGATTTTTATCTGCAATTTTATAATGTTAGAATCCAGATGACCAGAATCCACAGGCCAAAACACATGAGATATGTGAAGACAGTGCAGAATTTAACCATTATAGAGCAAAAGCGTAAAAGTTGAAAgtccatgtgtttttaaggccccTGTGAACATTTAAagagtttaaagtattttaaGAGAACAtataaagttgtaaaaaaaaaaattgctattcccttttacatttgatttacaaAATGTTTGTCCCAGAATACTGTCCCTAAACTCGGCTCTGGAGGGctggtgttctgcagattttagctccaacttgccccagCACACCTGCAAAATCTAGAAAGCCTTGAAGGACGACGATTAgatagcccaggtgtgtctgaatgaagttggaactaaacttgggcactccacagaaaaccataaatcaCAGTTTTCACTTTAACATTAGCTCCATTGTGTTTATGTATGACTGTAGTttctttattatatgtatataaaagagtaatgactttccaaatagagctatttaagtcatgtggtgaaattgtatttatatcgcaacaTGTATTGCAGGGGAAAAAATAGAGCAATGTAAAAATGTTCCAGGATCGTGCAGCTTTTTATAAAGTGTATACTCTACCATTAAAATTTTGGAGCttaaattaaaaagcaaataataGTTTCATTCAGCAaggacttcttttaaaaacattcaaaagtaaTGATACAATCaaagttaaaaaaagtaaactaCTAAAtgtgaaaagaagaaaaaacttaaTATGTTGCTTAGATTATGCGTTGTGTTCTGTGTTACCTTTTTCATCTGGACTTTGCTGGCTTGtttgtaataatataaaagtacttctagttttaaaaaatgtaaatctctCAGGTAATCTCACTCTGTACAGTTGAGCTCAAACAAATCTTTCAGCTATTAATATTCAAAGTTTGCttttcacacttttttatttaatgttttttttgtgtgaaagtgAGATAAGGAAATACATGTTCACATTTAAGCTAGAACTTCAGTAATTATCATGTTTGTATGTCATACACAACAAATCTGTACTTACTCCTTATACCTTAACACTGGTCTAGGAAAGCCATCAGTCAGTAAATGGGAAAATAACCTAACTGCCATTACTTTTTTTGAAAAAGTATCTCGCATATTTTATTGGAAATTAAAAAAGTAGTGTGCTACTTTACTAGTTATTGAAAAATTGGAATCTGCCTTACCTGCAGCAACACTAAATACATGTtaataaattcattttcttttcggcttagtcgcttcattaaccaggggttgccacagctgaaaaaaatcaccaacttatccagcatttgttttatgcagcggatgcccttccagctgcaacccatcactgggaaacatccatacactctcattcacacacatacagtacggacaatttagctaaaaCAGTAGTTTTTTGATGCTATTCCATAATATTATTATGCAGGCttcttttgaaaaacatttaagaatttttactgaccccaaacatagTATAAACATGAatctattaataaaaatgaatgtattttgaaTTTGGCAATAAAATGAATAAGCATTTGATtgggaaaaaaatcttaaatgcaaAAAATTTTGCCTCCATATTCGCACAACACAAGAGCGACTAGAACATTTGTAGTAACTCATAGGCAGTGACTGATAATTCACTTTTGAAtatctttgaataaaaaaatatatattattaataaacataggAAAtgcagggcgtcacggtggcacagcaagaaggttgctggtttgagccccgtctgggtggcgacccctgattaataaagggactaagctgaaaagaaaatgaattaattaattaatgcataataaatgcatatacgtgactacaataaaatattattcactttGAAGCATGATACTTCGTGTTAACATTCTGCTAACTATGTTAGAAACATTCTTacaaagtggtttcaaaccttcacTTTATTTGTCCCAACAAACATTGTAACCTCTTCCTTCAGGGTGTctgttaaaatgtcttaaatttcagagaCAAACTTATGCcttgaaaagtcttaaattcattgaAGTATTGtcttgttcattttaaagagcacctaggttacccctttttccagatttaatataagtcttttgcgtctccagaatgtgtctgtaaagtttcagctcaaaacacccatcagattatttattatagctttcagaagtttgtattttatagctctgagcatcttgtagcGGTTtttgtgaactatgcctttaatgctagtcctccccacctaccgcttccacgtgcctgtcagagtgcgCCTCAATCTCCACCCTCGtctgcatcagacaacagacatgaaggaagcagatctcgcgtaacgtttgtgaaaaatattacagtaagaactttaccaatgagtatttgatgtgtttgttgtgtagttgcaacgatgagtcacacacaatgacgttacaaagttcatgcacacacacacacagatacgcacacagcggacacacgcacagacagcatgcgcgtttagctttgcactggttttgcacagcaaatgtgaaaGGATACactttaatatccactgctgtatgaatatttgttatgttaatatagaaaatacacctgatttaacatccacaacccgggattgaagtgtcttcctttataattgttctgacacgcggctgtggtggtaaagtaaagctgaagtaaatcgctgtaattcattacaaacatgcactgttttaaacacctgttaaacttgtaaaactctctCTTGATCAcacttgatgatgattgatgatgctAGCGAagtgaacagatcttttattcccagttgctttgcgcacgtcctgccTTGATTGAACTGTCCTGATATGATTATACGgctactacggagacatgttaatacgcagctgtcaattaattctgtgggcggggaaactgcagtCCTACGTCAAATTGCGGGGGGCCTTAAAATGGGAAGgatttggatgctattttaaagtcaggaaattgaaaaaaaacagacttattgtctttatatcaccccaatatgactgtggatatACTATACCTACACTCTGTTCTGTCCAAACAgattaaaaaagatgattttcatcataggtgccctttaaataattttaaacagctCTTAATTGTCCTTTGTTTATATAAAGCTACCTAATCGATCCAACACATGTTATCACcaacaatacaaatataatattataactaatattataacagtctgttgtgcatacatttagtttattacttttttaatagtttattttaagtaatgttgAAAAATGTATCATGTatacaatgttttatttatacaacTACTGTCTGCTTGTTtttgacactttatttaaaatttgttggttaaaaaattattaattagaaGTTAGTAATATagttttttgatggggcaagtgaaaatatttttttctgctgggccaTTGAAAAAATTCTTAGCATTTAACCCTagataagtctgaaatttcattcttggGGGTCTTAaaaaggccttaaaaagtcttaaatttgactttgtgaaaccctGTTCTTTGCACTTTCTAagatttttaaatctgtttttccTAAATGTTtatgataataaatatgtttaaaactccTTAAagttttgagtaaataaatagatatgtTTTGTTTCAGGAGGAGGAGTCCTGGAGTTCCTCCTGTTCCGTCGTCCTCATCTCCTCATCTGTCTCTCCTGTCCCGCTCTGGTGCTCTCCAGTCCTCTGCTTCAGCACAATACCTCAATGCTGTGAGTACATCACACCTTCATCATCAAGCCACACGTCTGCTGCACTCATGCCTTTCAGTTACTCGCATTGTTTTGCATTCTGTTTTATCACCAGTTACTTtgtcattttattcatatttttgttctctCTTTTTTGTCTTTGTATCACCTCACCTGGTTTATGTGGACTTCACACACATCCATCTGGGCACTCtgggtgtgtgcatgtgtgtggaaaTGACTGTTATTCTTCGGtggccttgtgtgtgtgtgtatatatgtatgtgtgtatgtatgtgtgtgtgattgtgggtGAGCAGTTACCCTTCCCTCCTGAGTATTTGGCTCCCTCTGCTGAGCGAgtgaagaaagagagaaaaacaaaactgGCCAAACACAGGAAAGATGGTTCAGGGAAGGTGAGAGAAGAAAAGAGGGACGGTTGTTGGAAGCACGAATGTCTTTATTCACGTGGCCACACACAAAAATGACTTGAAATCTATGTGAAATCAAATTTTACTTTATATTGCtggctcacattgttattctttgggTAAACAAATAATCTGCGCAGTTTAATCTGCTGAAATAAAACGTTTTGGTAatcttaaatcataaaatatgacaatttgtttctgtttggagtaACGATCTTTCTCTGTTTGTGTCAATTTAATAGCTTTTATAGCATCAGTACATTaatatacttaaccacgcccctttaaccattagtttgctatgaggaaatgaagcacaaaagaaagccctgccTCTACTCATTATTCATTTTATGTTGATAGCACGTTAACATACTAAAATAAGTCTCAGCTACTTTCAGTTCACTCGGACTTTAAGCATATTTTACTGCATTGCACATGAAGGGCACATTAGCAAAAACtcttgttttaaagggatagttctcatAAAATCATTTAAGTGCTCATTTGAAATCTTTCagatgttgaacacaaaagaagatattttgaaaaatgctcatAGCTGACACCAATTTTCTTACATGCATTGCtgtcagcaaccagcattttccaaagatcttcttttgtgtccaacagaggAAATTATAAAGGGTTCAAACCACtggagagagtaaatgatgagataattttcatatttatgtgtactatccattaatttttttgcaaataatttcTTCAATGCaccattaaaatatttatgaagATTAATGACAGCCAAGTTATGTGCTTTTGCAAAAATTGGCTcttcttttttttactgtttaatgTAAATATCGTGTTATTCAGAGCTGTGAGGATAAccgataattttttttaagtaacttatttATGTcttgtgttaatttgaatagtcTTTTATTACTTCAACTTTATAAATTCACTCAATAGTATACTTGTTCATTcttagaaaattaaaaaattctaataaacaattgaAGTGGCCATTAGAGTTTATAATCTTGCTGTTAAAGTACAGCTTTCGTTTACACAACCATTTCTTCACATCTCTCGCTTGTTCAGGTGGTTGGTCCACTCTCTTCCAGTTACCCAGCGGGCAGTGGTGCAGCGGGGGGTGCGAGTGGGCCATTCAGCTGGGTCCCGCAGCAGATGCTGAGCGAAGACGCAGGAGAGGACGAGGGAGACAGTGAAGTAGAGAGTGACCGAGgagaggaggagagaggagaGGGAGATGAGGCAGAGTTGGTCATTGACATACCCAATGAGTGAAGGTAATACACAAATACAGCCACAACTACTGAGAGATTCTTCTGTCTGTTTAAAGGGGTTTCCTGATCTtttgttatactgtatattattagtTCCAACTTTAAATGTAGACctatttgtaaatttatttttttatttttatgtttattgtgaacTTTTGAGTACAATCATACAGCATTTCAGGGTACATTGGTATCACAGTATTTGAACTTAAGTGGTGTAAAAAATACGTACATTATTGTCAGGTGAATTTACTACACAGTAGTACTCAAATTTTTGTGGATTATAAAATGAGAAACAgcataaagaaagaaaaataaaaataagaaaaggataaaataaatatagtaatcaaaaataaatagaacATAAAGCACTATTTACATCCAGGGTAAGAACACATGTCATAATAATTCCTTCCAGAATAATCTCAACTGACCATCTTCATTATACACGTGGGAATTTCACACATTgtaatataaataagtataaccgtatacatgtacatacattaGCATATATTTATCTATCAGAACATCATCTTCTATTCATTTATAGCAGTCGGGAAGTCAGGTAGAAGTCGGGTCTTCTAACTAAAATATATTCAACCCATTTCCTCCATTTTCTCAGAAATATATCCTTCTTTAAATTGAggacaaaagtgatttttttttccattttgtagATCTCAATactatttgtaaatttaaaataaaaacaagtagcTTTTCCAGGGCTCAAATTTAAGAATGGcggtataatattatttatctgcGAAACAAACGGGGTTGatcaaattgtgttttatttttattttttagatttgtttatggtcAACAAATCTGCATTtatatgataaaaaatatatagtaaaacagttatgttgtgaaatatttttgcaatataaaaaaggttgcacatatttaatttatgtaattacacTTTATgtgcaattctcactattaataatCATTAACCATTGACTCAAACTCCTAATTTTCTGCTGGCAATAGttaaggtagtagttaggtttaggtattgtgtaggattagggatgttgaataagatcatacagaatatgtactgtatgtgttagaattttttttaattatggtaTTCGATAAAGAAGTTTAATAGAAATTGTAACATATaaaggttttatttatattagaatatgtactttatatatacaaataaacagccaatataataataataggcaggtaataagccactagttaatagtaagAGTTGGAACTTAAAccaagggccctatcatacatttagcgcaataagacgcaagacatgtatggtgcgatttgttgctattttcagagcagcgcatcagtaattttcacattttcgccacattgtttaaacagtaaaagtaaagaggcccaATGGAGAAGGCTTGTTCTTTATTCTCGCACTGTGGAtggtctgtttatctgttttctcgttagtgaagcgttcagtttatccacttacaaagtccgccatgtaaatagcaaatgcaccatggcatgaTGAATCTGACTCtcaaagggaatgtgagatgaggctctgattggtttaatgcatgttatgctcaaaacacacccataactcattaagagaataagcacaaccctcttaaaccatgcaccagggcgcaaagcatattttttcgtccttaaaatagcaaaagtggattcagatacacccttaatgcttttgcgccatgtgctttagactttgcacctagattgttaaaatagggccctaaatttgttttaaaaaatttaaatatattttataattcaatttatttttgtgatCGTAATGACATATGACATttgagacaaacaaacaaaaacatgaaatataaatacaaatactgtACTGTTGGTTCATGTATGTAGttacattataattgtatttgaatggggaaaaatcatagtagaaaaaatgaagaaaattagcattttatatcatgtaaatataagataaaaaagagacaaaaatctCTTGCACCTATAACATTCATTTCtgataataaaagaaacatttttagcGTAAAATGGCAGGGCATTAAGACTTTTTATCTTCGATTAGATATTGTTGTCTTATTGTCCTACCAACATGTTATTGTTGGACCATGTTGTCTTAACCTCTTCTGCACACTGTAAATATGATATTGTTCGATCATTCAGATCCTTTCAAATATGCAAGCT
This region includes:
- the ino80e gene encoding INO80 complex subunit E — protein: MNGQAEVEVDYKRKYKNLKRKLKFLVYEQECFQEELRRAQRKLLKVSRDKSFLLDRLLQYERVDEESSDSDATVSSDSDGEGARERDREAGKKRRSPGVPPVPSSSSPHLSLLSRSGALQSSASAQYLNALPFPPEYLAPSAERVKKERKTKLAKHRKDGSGKVVGPLSSSYPAGSGAAGGASGPFSWVPQQMLSEDAGEDEGDSEVESDRGEEERGEGDEAELVIDIPNE